The genomic interval GGAAAACCGATGCTGCCTTCAATGAAAATCTTTTTGAGACGTGCTGAGAAAAAATACAATTGGAAGATCGAAGAAAAAAAGTTTATCACTGTTTTAGAAAATCTTGAGGAATGAGAGTGAAAAAAAATATTTTGATTGTTTACGCTTACAGAGATTTTCCTCTGAGAGTCGCGATAAAAGATCATCTCTATTCTTTTAAAAAGCATTCAGACTCAAGATGCTTTTATCTGAACATTCAAGAGAGAAAATTTCCAGTGTGGCTGTCAAGGGTTGAATTCGATTTGATAATATTTCATACTATTTTTCTTTCCTCGAGGTGGAACAGGGTTCTGTTCAAAAAACTAAAAGAAAAGTTGATGCCTCTCAAAGAAATAAGGGCACTAAAAGCCGCTTTACCTCAGGATGAATTTGTCAATATGGATCAAGTGCGTGATTTTATAGGAGATTTCAATGTTGAATATGTGTTTTCCGTTTCCCCTCCTTCCGAATGGGAAAAGATTTATAGAGATCTGGCGAAATCTGAATTTGTAAAAATAAAGGAAGTTTTGACCGGGTACATTTCCGAGAGCAGAATAGATAAAGAATCTAAGAAAAATAATAATCTAAAAAGAAAAATAGATATAGGTTACAGGGCATGGAAGGCTTCTTTTTGGCTAGGAAAACACGGTCAACTTAAGTCGCTTGTTGCAGATAAATTTAAAATGAAATCGCTTGAATATGGCTTAAAAACTGATATTTCGACTAGAGACGAAGATACAATAAAAGGCGAAGAATGGTTTGATTTTCTGAGAGAGTGCAAATATACTATCGGGGTGGAAGGAGGTTCGAGTATTCTGGATGACGATGGAAGCATAAGGGAGAGAACCGAAAAATACTTGGAAATAAATCCTGGAGCAAGCTTTAAAGAGGTTGAAAATAATTGTTTTCCAGGAATTGACGGTAACCTCGGCCTTTTCGCATTATCTCCAAGACATTTTGAAGCCTGTTTGACGAAGACGTGTCAAATTTTAGTCGAGGGAGAGTATAACGGTATATTCAAGCCTTGGGTCCATTATATACCAATCGATAAAGAATTTAAAAGCCTTGAAAAAATTCTCGATATAGTCAAAAAAGACGATATCAGAAAAGAAATCGCAGAAAATGCTTTCAGAGATATTGTTTTACAAGAAAATTATACCTACAAAAAATTTGTACAGAAAATATTCGAAACTGTGTTTCGAGAAGAGAAAGTCAAATACAAAAACAACAACCGGTCTCAGATCTGTTATTTTTTAAACGAAATCTGTGAATTATCGGCTTGGGCAAAAATATATTTTTACATTGAATTGAGATCAAAAATCGTCGAAATGTTACCCAAACCAATCATTGCAACTCTTAAAAGGTTGGTCGGAAAAAGATGTGCGGCGTAGCTGGTATTTTTGATTTAAGCGGTAACAAAATACGCGGCTTGGATAAAAAACTCCGTGTAATGAATAAACTTCAAGCTCACCGAGGTCCCGATGATGAAAATATATGGAGACATCGAGACGGATTTGTTGGATTAGCGCACAAAAGGCTCAGTGTCATAGATCTCGCCAATGGAAAGCAACCAATGACAGATGAAAACGGCAACGTCGTCATTTTCAACGGAGAGATTTACAACTACAAGGAAATCAGGGATGAAATCGGAAAGGAGAATTTTAAAACCGATTCTGATACCGAGGTTATATTGAAATCCTATTGTAAATGGGGGATAGATTGCCTCCAGAAATTCAGGGGAATGTTCGCATTTGTCCTTTGGGATGATCGACAAAAATCCCTGTTCTGCGCAAGGGACAGATTCGGGATAAAGCCTCTTTATTATTTCTTGCAGGGGGGGATATTTTATTTCGCATCTGAAGTAAAAGCGCTCATGCCCTTTATAAACACAATTGAAACCGATGTTGAAGGGTTCAAAGATTATCTCACTTTTCAATTTTGCCTGGACGGAAAAACCCTGTTCAAAGATATAAAAGAATTATTGCCAGCGCATTACATGACAATTAGTTATTCTAAAATCGAGACTTCAAGATACTGGCAGGTTTATTTCAACATCGATTTCAACCACACTGAGAAATATTTCTCGGAAATGACTGAAAATCTTTTCATACAGTCAATCAAATACCATAAAATCAGTGACGTGAAAATCGGAGGTTATCTTAGCGGAGGTCTGGATTCTAGCTTGGTCAATTTATTCGCTTCAAAAGGAATTGAAAAAGACTATGTTGGTTTTAACGGAAGATTCGGTGAATTAAAAGATTATGATGAAAGTCATTTTGCAAGAGTTTTATCTGAATTCAGCGGTTTTGATCTTCATTATATCGACATCACTTCAGATGATTTCATCGACAACATAGAAAAAGTCATTTACCATTTGGATTATCCGGTGGCTGGTCCAGGCTCATTTCCGCAGTTTATGGTTTCTTCGGTTGTGAAAAGACACAGAAAAGTTGTACTTGGAGGGCAAGGAGCTGACGAAATATTTGGAGGGTATGCCCGTTACCTGATGGCTTATTTTGAACAATGTATTAAAGGCGCCATAGATGGCACATTGAATAATGGTAATTTCATTGTGACTTATGAATCAATAATTCCTAACTTAAAAACGCTCAGCAATTATAAACCTCTTTTCAAGGAATTTTGGGCTCAAGGTCTTTTTGAAGATATGGACAGCCGATATTTCAGGCTTGTAAACAGGAGAAACACTCTTAAAGACGAAATAAAATGGAACAATCTCGGCGATTATTCACCTTATGAAACATTCAGAAAAATTTTCAGCGCTGAAAACGTCGGGAAAGAATCTTATTTCGACAAAATGACCCATTTTGATTTTAAAACTCTTTTACCGGCTTTATTGCACGTCGAAGACAGGATGAGCATGGCTTTCGGTGTTGAATCAAGAGTGCCTTTTCTTGACCACAAACTCGTGGAATTTGTCGCGACAGCACCATCAAACGTCAAATTCAAAGATGGAGAACTAAAGCATTTGCTAAGAACGTCTGTCGGGAAGTTACTACCCCCGATTATTAATAACAGAAAAGACAAGATGGGATTTCCTGTGCCTCTGGTCAAATGGATGAAAAATGAATTGAAAGCTTATTTTTTGGATATTTTTTCATCGGAAGCGGCTTCCCACAGACCTTATGTAGACAATTCGGGAATTGCTTCTTCACTTTCGGATGAAAGAGAATTCGGCAGAAAGATATGGGGTCTTCTATGCATTGAAATATGGCAAAAACAGTTTCATGACAGAGAAACCTATTTTAAAACATTAATAAAAGAGGAATGATATGAAAGTTTTAATTACCGGAGGAGCTGGTTTCATTGGATCTCACCTGGCTGATAAATTAATTGAAAGAGGGGATGAGGTCGTCGTAGTTGATAACCTGGCAACCGGCAGAAAAGAAAACGTAAACAGCAAAGTGGTTTTTTTTGAAATGGACATTTCAAATGACGATCAACTCGGGAAAATTTTTTCTGAACACAGACCTGAAACCGTCATACATGCAGCTGCTTCCTATAAATCTCCCGACGACTGGAGAGAGGACGTAAAAACAAACGTATTGGGAACTGTTAATGTTTTAAAACATTCAAAAGAAACCGATGTCAGGCGTCTTATTTATTTTCAGACATCCCTTTGTTACGGATTGAATCCTATTGAACAACCAATAACATTGAACCATCCTCTTTTTGAAGGAAAATACAACGGAGGCAGCAGTTATGCCATTACGAAAACTGCTGGAGAATTGTTTATTTCATTGAGCGGATTAAATTTCATATCGTTTAGACTTGCCAACGCATACGGCCCCCGAAATTTAAGCGGCCCTCTGCCGACATTTTACAAACGATTGATGTCCGGTGAAAAATGCTTTGTGGCTGACACTAGAAGAGACTTTATCTATATTGACGATTTGATAGCGGTTGTCATAAAAGCGATTTCAATGACTGAAAAGAGCGGTTTTTATCATGTGTCTTCAGGCAAGGATTACTCCATAAAAGAACTATATGATACTCTTTCGAAATTCATAGACGAATCAAAAAAACAAAAAGCAGAATTTAAGCCCAGATCTCCTGACGACACTTACACCATTCTCTTGGACCCCCAAAAAACCTGGGTTGATTTTAACTGGCAAGTTCATACATCTCTTGAAGAAGGCATCAAATCAGCTGTGGAGTGGTACAGAGAAAACAGGATTGAAACAACTTACACCCATCTCAAAAAATGATAGAAGACAAGCTCTTAGGTTCACGGATACTGATCACAGGCGGGGCGGGTTTTGTAGGTTCTAATCTTGTAAAAAAAATCCTTCTTTCAAAATGCTTTTCTATTACAGTAATAGATAATTTTTTGTCTTCTGAAAAGGAAAATCTTCCCAATGACACTAGGATAAAACTGATAGAAGGATCCTGCGCCGATGACCAAATTTTAGAAAATCTCGGTGATGAATTTGACCATGTGTTCCACTTGGCGACTTTTCATGGAAATCAGAATTCAATATTTGATCCTATCGCCGATCATGAAAACAACTTGTTGACTTCTTTGAAATTCTTCAAAAAAATATCAGATTTTAAAAAAGTAAAAATGACCGTGTATTCTTCCGCTGGTTGCACAACCGCGGCTAAAACTTACGATACACCTGAGCCTACAAAAGAATCAGATGTTGTGTCTTTGTACATGGATTCACCATACCAGATATCAAAAATTGCCGGAGAGCTCTACGCCAATTATTTTTTTTTAAACAAAGGTTTAAAAATTGTTAAAGCTAGATTTCAAAACGTCTATGGACCGGGTGAAATTCTTGGTGCTGGCAAATGGAGGGGCACTATTTCAACTATTTGGAGAAATGTCGTGCCTGTGTTTATTTACAGAGCTTTGAAAAAAAAACCTCTTTTACTTGAAAACAGCGGTAATTCTTCAAGAGATTTTATTTTTGTGGATGATATCGCTGAAGGACTTTTAAAAGCGGCAATTTTGGGCAAGAGCGGAGAAGTATACAACTTGGCAAGCGGTGTGGAAACCGGAATTTTTGAATTGGCTCAAGAAATCAACAGATTATGCGACAATCAGAACAACATTGATTTGCTGCCAAGAAGAAACTGGGATAGATCTGGCAGGCGTTTTGGTGACATAGAAAAATCTTCTCGCGATTTGAATTTTCACCCAAAAGTTTCACTGGCAGAAGGTCTGGAAAAAACAATATCATGGACTAGGGAAAATATGCGGATCATAGAATCGTGCATAAAAAAGCATGATAAACAAATTTCGGTCTTGTCGAATTGAAGAAAAAGAAAATCTTAATTGTCACTCACACCGACATAAGCAATGACCCGAGAATAACAAAGCATCTTAACTATTTTCGCAAAAAGGACTGGCAAGTTGAATGTTTGGATGGCAGAGGACGCGTTGATTCTATAAGTTTCTTTTTTTTCTTTGTAAAATTGCTGATTAGAGACATAATCGGAGCTTATTCAGAAAAATACAAATGGATTAAGAAAAAAATTAAGAGAGAATTCCGACCAAGCTTGATTCTTGTAAACGATTGGCCTACTCTTCCACTTGCCTGCGCTTTAAAAAAAAGATACTCGGCGAAACTTATTTATGATGTGCACGAGTGGTCGAGAGAGGAACATTTACGGGATATTAAAAAAAGAATTTCTGTGATTCCAGCTTGCGAAAAAATCGAGAATAAATTTATCCATTGCGCCGATGCAGTTTATACGGTTAACGAGTCCATAAAATTTAAAATAAGAGAGTTTTATGGAATTGAATCTGAAATTATCAGAAATTGCGCTTTTAAAGCTGACATAAAACCTGAAGATAAAAAGTTCTGTCACCCAGTAAAATTCTATTACCACGGGGTGTATTTACCGATGAGAAAGATTGAAATATTCGCTAAAGCAATAAGCCATTTCCCTGAAAGATTTGAGTTGTACCTTAGGCTTGTCGGGAAGATTTCAAAACTTAAACATTTTTGTTCTGGTATGAAAAATGTTTATTTCGTAGATCCAGTCCAAATGAAGGATCTTATAATCCAATCTCAGGACTACGATGTAGGAGTTGCATACATTTACCCTTCGAATTTCAACAACCTAATATCCCTTCCCAATAAATTTTTTGAATACATTATGGCCGGCCTTCCTGTTTTCAGCGGACCTTCTCCTGAGATGAAAAAAATAATTGATGAATTCAACATCGGGTTTGTCAGCGAAGGTTTTTCAGTCCGATCTATTGTAAGAACTTTAGATGAAATTTCTACAGAGAAGGTAAAAAAAGCTTACATGAATGTTTTTAAAGCTCGGGAGAAACTCAACTCCGACATCGAGTGGGAAAAGATTGTCAAAAAAGCGGATTCATTGATCAATGAATAAAATCCTCGTCCTTATCAGTGACTCTTACGGCGGAACAGAGAGAAGGTTTTCAAGGTATTTTGAGTACGCCAGAGATAAAAAAAATGATATTACGTTATTTATAAATAAAAGTCTTTTTTTGAAAATACAAAAATCCGGTCTTTTATCGGCAACAGAACAAATTGTCGTATTTCCAAATATTTTCAGCGCTTTTTACAACGGCAGATGGAAATACAAAAACCGATTTTCTTTTTTATTGAGTAAATTAGATGTTCTTATGGCTTCTTTTTATTTGACAATTTATGTTTTCGTAAAAAAACCAAAAGTCATCCATGCTGTACTATCTGGTGTCTACGCCGTTTTCCTTTTGTTGATTTTACAGTTGTTCAAGATAACGATAACAATGCCATCTATAGACCTTTCAAAACTGACAAGTGAAAAATTCGGTTTGTTTTTCAACTTGCTCGCTTTGAAACTTTGCCACAGGGTAGACGTACTTTCTCCTGGAGCTGTGCCTGAAATCGTATTCAAGGGTATAAAAAGAGAGAAGATATTCGTGTCAAAGTGCAGTTTTACTGACACGGAAAAATTCAAACCTTCTGATAAAGTCCCAAAAATTGTTTTTGCAGCGAGACTGGAAAGCTACCATAGGCCAATGACTTACCTGAAATCCGTGAAATTGGCGGGATTAAAAGACGCACAATTTTGCATTATTGGCAAAGGGTCTCAAGAGGATGAGTTGAAAAAAATTGTTGAAGAAGAATTGAAAGGTATCAACGTCAGGTTGTTTTTTAAAGAAGACATAAGCGAAGAACTCGCATCGGCTATTATTTTCGTAAGTCTAAAAGACGATAACTACCCCTCTCAAAGTCTCATCGAAGCAATGTCCTGTGGATGTTCGATAATTTCTTCTAAAGGCGGAGACACTGAACTTTTGGTGAAAAAGGAGTTTGGTTTCATCGTCGATATTGACGAGCGGATTATTTCTGAGAAAATCAAGGAACTATTGGATAATACTGAAAAGGCTAAAGAAATGGGGAATAAGGCGAGGCTTTTTATAAAAGAGAACCACACTGTTGAAAAATTCGACTGCTACTTAAGAGACTTTTGGAATACCGGATAGGAACAACTCGGAATTAATAATTCTCCAAAAAACACTGTCGTATTTTTGTGTTTTTGTGATTTTATCCGGGTAAATATAGGACATCCATTCCTTTTCAGGTGTTGGAAATCCCAGCTTTGATTTTCTCCATACCGTTGAAGGAGAGACAATTCCTGCAACAGATTCTCTTAGAATCCATTTTTGCCAGCCCAAGTGAATCTTGTAACAGGACGGAATTTTCATTACGTATTCTATAAGCCTGTAATCCGTGAAGGGAACTCTCGACTCAACCGACCATCTCATGGAGTTTCTGTCCTCGTATCTAAGCAATCCCTGAAGGTTGAAACCCAGCTCGTCGTTGTGGAGAATTTTGTTGAAGGGAAGGTTTAGTCTTTCTCTTTGAATAGAGGAAATTTCACTCCAAGGGATTTTATTGTTTTCTGCTGTTTTAAAAGAACGTTTCTTTATATTTGTAATGTAAAATTGGGACAGAACTTCTCTGAGGTTTTTGGCAAATTCAGAATTTAGAATTTTGTAAATGGAGGATAGTTTCAATTCATTAAGAGTTTGTTTTATTCCGTAAAGCCTCTTTCTAAAAAGGAGATCTCTTAAATTGCCCTCGGCGAGGAAATAGGGATAGTAGAAAAAATACCCGCCGAATAATTCGTCGGCACCCTGACCGTCTAAGACAACTTTTACGTGATTTGAAGCTTCTTTCATGACCCTGTATTGAGCGTAGATCGATGTTGATGAAAAGGGCTCATCTTGGCAATCAATAAGATCGGCCATGTCTGATTCGAATTCTTTAGCTTGAGGATAGATGAAAAAACCTTCGGCACCGGATTCTTTTATGATTTTGTTTGCCCAGAAGCTTTCGTCAACGTATTTTTCATTTTTGTATGCAGAAGTGAATGTTTTTTGCCTTTCTCCTACGCTTTCGATCCCTTCTTCTTTAAGAAGATTGTTTATAATCATGACTATAGATGAGCTGTCTACGCCGCCTGAAAGGCATGATCCGACAGGAACGTCTGCTCTCAGCCTCAATTTGACAGAATCTATGAGAATATCTCTTACCTCGGATGAATAGGTTTTGGCTTTTTTCCCGTCGAATATTTCCCGGCGGAGTTCGAAAGGGCAGTTCCAGTATTTTTTTTCCTGGGCACTCAGGTTTTTCGTGTCAATTACTAAATTTGTAGAAGGTTTAAGTCTGTATACGCCTTCGTACATTGTTTTCTCGGAAAAGTCATGGAGCCAGGAAAATACATATATCATAAGTTGGTTTAAGTCCGGTTTTCTTTCTACAAGCCCGGAGGCGAACAGAGCTTTGATTTCGGATCCAAAGATAAAATAATTTTCCGTGGCGCGGTAGTAAAGAGATTTTACGGAGACTCTGTCAACTGACAGAAACAAAGCATTTTTGACGGAGTCGTAAAGAGCAAAAGCCCAGTCTCCGTTGAAATGTTTTACGCAGTTTTCTCCCCATACATCATAAGCCGCGAGGATGACTTCAGTGTCAGTGTTGGAGTAAAAAAAGCGGCCCCTAGATCTCAAATATTCTTTCAATTCGAGGTAATTGTATATCTCTCCGTTAAAGGCGATCCAATACCTTCGGTTTTTGTACGGCATAGGCTGATGACCGGCGCTGGAAGTGTCAATGATCGAAAGTCTCCTGTGCCCGAGAAGAAGTCTTGCGGGTCTGTTGAAGTCTTTTATGTGTGCTGGTTTATTGATTTTACTGTCGTCGCCCCGCAGTTCGGTGATGCATCCTGAATCGCTGACGTGAATAAACCCTTCATCGTCAGGGCCTCTGTGTTTTATGCGATTTGTCATATTCAGGATGACCACGGGATCGACGTCGCTATTTATTGAGAGAATTCCAGCGATTCCGCACATCAGCTTTTGGACCTCTTGAATGATTTTATGCTTTTTTGAATGGCGAGCATTTTTGCGTTGAGGTATGAAATTGATCTTTCGAGGATAAAATTGTAGGAGCTGTTTCTGATTTTCACGACGAAGATAGATCTTTTTTCGGACAGGGATATGTTTTCGACTTTTCCGGTGAACGAAAAATTCAGGGGTTCACCTGAGAACCTGAGAATTTCCTCGAACCTCTCTGAGGTTATTTTGTTTTCAACGCCGGTTCTCAGATCTTTAATTTTCAGAGCCATGATTTTTTTGGGATTAGAGGGATAGGGCATCCATTGTATGATTTCAATCATGCCTCCAGTCGAGAATGATGGCATTCCGGGGAAATCTATTTCAAGGGACAGAATGTTGTCTTCTGAATCCAGGTTCGGGTCGTATATATACGTCCTGTTTCTGCCTTCCTCTTTAGCCCTGTAAAGAGCTTTGTCCGCTTGTTCCACCAGGTCTGATTCGGATCTTGAGTTGAATTTCGGGTATTCGGAGATTCCAGATGATAGGGTTACGTTTAAACTGTTACCTTCGGATTTGAAATTCGTTCTTTCAATTTTTTTTCTAATTTTTTCAGCTATTTCAAAAGCTTTTGAGGCTTCCGCGGATGGCATCAACACCACGATTTCTTCACCGCCGTACCTGCACGCGGCGCCTGAAGAAGATGTCTCGTTTCTGATGATTTCGGAGACTTCTCTGAGGACAGAATCCCCTGTCTGATGTCCGTATGTGTCGTTTATTTGCTTGAAATGGTCTAAGTCGAAAAAAATGACCGAAAAAGGAGAAGAATCATCCGCGGACAGAAACAGTTGTCTTGCATTTTTGTTGAAATAATCTCTCATATAAAGTTTGGTCAATTCGTCGTATTTTGCACTCTGCATTTTCATGACGAACTCTTCGCATTTTGAGCATTCTTCGAAAGTAAAAGTGTTGACAGAAATGTTTTTCTTGCGGCATCTTGCTCTAATGACTGAAGCTGTAACACCGCCGGTATTTTTCTCTCCCAGTAAAACAGTAGCTTCGAGGTATTCACAAGCAGGATACATCATCGTGCATTCGTCGCAGACCCATGGACTTATGGAATAGATTGTCGGCTTGGAAGCGATATCGCATATCTCTCCTATCTCCGATTCTATCCTGAAAGAACACGGTCTGTACCTTTTCATTTTTTTCCCCT from candidate division WOR-3 bacterium carries:
- the asnB gene encoding asparagine synthase (glutamine-hydrolyzing) — encoded protein: MCGVAGIFDLSGNKIRGLDKKLRVMNKLQAHRGPDDENIWRHRDGFVGLAHKRLSVIDLANGKQPMTDENGNVVIFNGEIYNYKEIRDEIGKENFKTDSDTEVILKSYCKWGIDCLQKFRGMFAFVLWDDRQKSLFCARDRFGIKPLYYFLQGGIFYFASEVKALMPFINTIETDVEGFKDYLTFQFCLDGKTLFKDIKELLPAHYMTISYSKIETSRYWQVYFNIDFNHTEKYFSEMTENLFIQSIKYHKISDVKIGGYLSGGLDSSLVNLFASKGIEKDYVGFNGRFGELKDYDESHFARVLSEFSGFDLHYIDITSDDFIDNIEKVIYHLDYPVAGPGSFPQFMVSSVVKRHRKVVLGGQGADEIFGGYARYLMAYFEQCIKGAIDGTLNNGNFIVTYESIIPNLKTLSNYKPLFKEFWAQGLFEDMDSRYFRLVNRRNTLKDEIKWNNLGDYSPYETFRKIFSAENVGKESYFDKMTHFDFKTLLPALLHVEDRMSMAFGVESRVPFLDHKLVEFVATAPSNVKFKDGELKHLLRTSVGKLLPPIINNRKDKMGFPVPLVKWMKNELKAYFLDIFSSEAASHRPYVDNSGIASSLSDEREFGRKIWGLLCIEIWQKQFHDRETYFKTLIKEE
- a CDS encoding SDR family NAD(P)-dependent oxidoreductase; this translates as MKVLITGGAGFIGSHLADKLIERGDEVVVVDNLATGRKENVNSKVVFFEMDISNDDQLGKIFSEHRPETVIHAAASYKSPDDWREDVKTNVLGTVNVLKHSKETDVRRLIYFQTSLCYGLNPIEQPITLNHPLFEGKYNGGSSYAITKTAGELFISLSGLNFISFRLANAYGPRNLSGPLPTFYKRLMSGEKCFVADTRRDFIYIDDLIAVVIKAISMTEKSGFYHVSSGKDYSIKELYDTLSKFIDESKKQKAEFKPRSPDDTYTILLDPQKTWVDFNWQVHTSLEEGIKSAVEWYRENRIETTYTHLKK
- a CDS encoding NAD-dependent epimerase/dehydratase family protein produces the protein MIEDKLLGSRILITGGAGFVGSNLVKKILLSKCFSITVIDNFLSSEKENLPNDTRIKLIEGSCADDQILENLGDEFDHVFHLATFHGNQNSIFDPIADHENNLLTSLKFFKKISDFKKVKMTVYSSAGCTTAAKTYDTPEPTKESDVVSLYMDSPYQISKIAGELYANYFFLNKGLKIVKARFQNVYGPGEILGAGKWRGTISTIWRNVVPVFIYRALKKKPLLLENSGNSSRDFIFVDDIAEGLLKAAILGKSGEVYNLASGVETGIFELAQEINRLCDNQNNIDLLPRRNWDRSGRRFGDIEKSSRDLNFHPKVSLAEGLEKTISWTRENMRIIESCIKKHDKQISVLSN
- a CDS encoding glycosyltransferase, coding for MLIRDIIGAYSEKYKWIKKKIKREFRPSLILVNDWPTLPLACALKKRYSAKLIYDVHEWSREEHLRDIKKRISVIPACEKIENKFIHCADAVYTVNESIKFKIREFYGIESEIIRNCAFKADIKPEDKKFCHPVKFYYHGVYLPMRKIEIFAKAISHFPERFELYLRLVGKISKLKHFCSGMKNVYFVDPVQMKDLIIQSQDYDVGVAYIYPSNFNNLISLPNKFFEYIMAGLPVFSGPSPEMKKIIDEFNIGFVSEGFSVRSIVRTLDEISTEKVKKAYMNVFKAREKLNSDIEWEKIVKKADSLINE
- a CDS encoding glycosyltransferase codes for the protein MNKILVLISDSYGGTERRFSRYFEYARDKKNDITLFINKSLFLKIQKSGLLSATEQIVVFPNIFSAFYNGRWKYKNRFSFLLSKLDVLMASFYLTIYVFVKKPKVIHAVLSGVYAVFLLLILQLFKITITMPSIDLSKLTSEKFGLFFNLLALKLCHRVDVLSPGAVPEIVFKGIKREKIFVSKCSFTDTEKFKPSDKVPKIVFAARLESYHRPMTYLKSVKLAGLKDAQFCIIGKGSQEDELKKIVEEELKGINVRLFFKEDISEELASAIIFVSLKDDNYPSQSLIEAMSCGCSIISSKGGDTELLVKKEFGFIVDIDERIISEKIKELLDNTEKAKEMGNKARLFIKENHTVEKFDCYLRDFWNTG
- the asnB gene encoding asparagine synthase (glutamine-hydrolyzing), producing MCGIAGILSINSDVDPVVILNMTNRIKHRGPDDEGFIHVSDSGCITELRGDDSKINKPAHIKDFNRPARLLLGHRRLSIIDTSSAGHQPMPYKNRRYWIAFNGEIYNYLELKEYLRSRGRFFYSNTDTEVILAAYDVWGENCVKHFNGDWAFALYDSVKNALFLSVDRVSVKSLYYRATENYFIFGSEIKALFASGLVERKPDLNQLMIYVFSWLHDFSEKTMYEGVYRLKPSTNLVIDTKNLSAQEKKYWNCPFELRREIFDGKKAKTYSSEVRDILIDSVKLRLRADVPVGSCLSGGVDSSSIVMIINNLLKEEGIESVGERQKTFTSAYKNEKYVDESFWANKIIKESGAEGFFIYPQAKEFESDMADLIDCQDEPFSSTSIYAQYRVMKEASNHVKVVLDGQGADELFGGYFFYYPYFLAEGNLRDLLFRKRLYGIKQTLNELKLSSIYKILNSEFAKNLREVLSQFYITNIKKRSFKTAENNKIPWSEISSIQRERLNLPFNKILHNDELGFNLQGLLRYEDRNSMRWSVESRVPFTDYRLIEYVMKIPSCYKIHLGWQKWILRESVAGIVSPSTVWRKSKLGFPTPEKEWMSYIYPDKITKTQKYDSVFWRIINSELFLSGIPKVS
- a CDS encoding GGDEF domain-containing protein, which encodes MKRYRPCSFRIESEIGEICDIASKPTIYSISPWVCDECTMMYPACEYLEATVLLGEKNTGGVTASVIRARCRKKNISVNTFTFEECSKCEEFVMKMQSAKYDELTKLYMRDYFNKNARQLFLSADDSSPFSVIFFDLDHFKQINDTYGHQTGDSVLREVSEIIRNETSSSGAACRYGGEEIVVLMPSAEASKAFEIAEKIRKKIERTNFKSEGNSLNVTLSSGISEYPKFNSRSESDLVEQADKALYRAKEEGRNRTYIYDPNLDSEDNILSLEIDFPGMPSFSTGGMIEIIQWMPYPSNPKKIMALKIKDLRTGVENKITSERFEEILRFSGEPLNFSFTGKVENISLSEKRSIFVVKIRNSSYNFILERSISYLNAKMLAIQKSIKSFKRSKS